One part of the bacterium genome encodes these proteins:
- a CDS encoding OsmC family protein: MASMKVDFPGGKRVDAHYNGFNIRTDQSVRGGGQGSAPPPFDLFLASIATCAGIYVKGFCDTRGIATDDMTIEMAIEPDSTGRRVGRLQLDIHLPAGFPVQYRDAVLRSAELCAVKQHLHEPPLIEVRAVAAS, encoded by the coding sequence ATGGCGAGCATGAAAGTCGACTTCCCAGGTGGCAAGCGGGTGGACGCCCACTACAACGGATTCAACATCCGCACGGACCAGTCCGTCCGGGGCGGCGGCCAGGGCAGCGCCCCCCCGCCCTTCGACCTCTTCCTGGCCTCCATCGCCACCTGCGCCGGCATCTATGTCAAGGGCTTCTGCGACACGCGGGGCATCGCCACGGACGACATGACCATCGAGATGGCGATCGAGCCCGACAGCACGGGCCGGCGCGTCGGCCGCCTGCAGCTGGACATCCACCTGCCCGCCGGCTTCCCCGTGCAGTATCGGGACGCCGTGCTGCGCTCCGCCGAGCTGTGCGCCGTCAAGCAGCACCTGCACGAGCCGCCCCTCATCGAGGTGAGGGCCGTCGCCGCCTCCTGA
- a CDS encoding metal-dependent transcriptional regulator codes for MSPESIALTLSSSQEMYLKTIHLLCEEQKVARVKDIAANLNVTMSSVNGAIKGLTDRGFCRHSRYGYVDLTDDGREAALAVLDKYRVLTRFLHEILGVDRKTADADACEMEHIVSPQTLDRIGTFLEFIDHCGKDAGAWVRHYQVFLKGRLSGEGCPDCDL; via the coding sequence ATGAGTCCGGAATCCATCGCTCTCACCCTGAGTTCCAGCCAGGAGATGTACCTGAAGACGATCCACCTGCTCTGCGAGGAGCAAAAGGTGGCCCGCGTCAAGGACATCGCCGCCAACCTGAACGTCACCATGTCCTCCGTCAACGGCGCCATCAAGGGACTGACGGATCGCGGCTTCTGCCGCCACAGCCGCTACGGCTACGTGGACCTGACCGACGACGGGCGCGAGGCGGCCCTGGCGGTGCTGGACAAGTACCGGGTGCTGACCCGCTTCCTGCACGAGATCCTGGGCGTGGACCGCAAGACGGCCGACGCCGACGCCTGCGAGATGGAGCACATCGTCTCGCCCCAGACCCTGGACCGCATCGGCACCTTCCTCGAGTTCATCGATCATTGCGGCAAGGACGCCGGCGCCTGGGTCCGCCACTACCAGGTCTTCCTCAAGGGCCGCCTGAGCGGGGAAGGCTGCCCCGACTGCGATTTGTAG